The following proteins come from a genomic window of Trinickia caryophylli:
- a CDS encoding MgtC/SapB family protein — protein MTIEFIWRLFAAFACGVAIGLERQMRQRTAGLRTITLVTSGACLFVSLGVLMGTGVTQVAAYVVSGVGFLGGGVIMRDKGSIQGINTAATLWCAAAVGVLSGAGYYAPAAAGTAVVLVTNTVLREIGRVINATSVSTADLVRVYQLTVVCREEDEIHIRAVLSNAMHAEPLSFQSLTSRDCEERPPRVEVTATCRAHPSHQARLEQIASRISMEKGVSRVSWAANEAEPSPE, from the coding sequence ATGACGATTGAATTCATCTGGCGACTTTTCGCGGCGTTTGCCTGCGGCGTTGCGATTGGACTTGAACGGCAGATGCGCCAGCGTACGGCGGGTCTGCGCACGATCACACTGGTGACGAGCGGCGCGTGCCTGTTCGTCTCTCTCGGGGTGCTGATGGGCACGGGCGTCACACAGGTTGCGGCCTACGTCGTCTCCGGGGTCGGCTTTCTGGGGGGCGGCGTGATCATGCGCGACAAAGGCTCGATACAGGGCATCAACACGGCGGCCACGTTGTGGTGCGCGGCAGCTGTCGGCGTGCTTTCGGGCGCCGGCTATTACGCGCCCGCAGCCGCGGGGACCGCCGTGGTGCTGGTGACGAACACGGTCCTGCGCGAGATCGGCCGCGTGATCAACGCCACATCGGTATCCACCGCGGATCTGGTGCGCGTGTACCAGCTCACGGTTGTGTGCCGGGAAGAAGACGAAATTCATATCCGCGCGGTGTTGTCGAACGCCATGCATGCGGAGCCGCTGTCGTTCCAAAGTCTTACGAGCCGGGACTGCGAGGAGCGGCCGCCTCGTGTCGAGGTGACCGCGACTTGCCGCGCGCATCCGAGTCACCAGGCGCGGCTCGAACAGATCGCCAGCCGGATCAGCATGGAGAAGGGGGTATCCCGCGTCAGCTGGGCTGCAAACGAAGCAGAGCCGTCGCCGGAATGA
- a CDS encoding DUF2968 domain-containing protein, which yields MSIPSETVTEFTGKATSDIDATRHRTEGSAAGGELPPATVVALHDVPATSHHGSQRASKPADIEEVADRILANALTPVQVFSSFEYEINLLFEPASLGFYVVLSHAGTIRRALQCAALEGACQAFRHFQEQILVWCELELRRVQIDARNAQLAALFNDAVAEAERLRADIERSGALVHLVNSRQQVLRREVAQLQAQRISTQAQLDRQLRQLAQLRLCAAGGIPRNLR from the coding sequence ATGAGCATTCCTAGCGAAACCGTCACCGAATTTACCGGCAAGGCGACATCCGACATCGATGCGACGCGTCATCGCACGGAGGGTTCGGCCGCGGGCGGCGAACTGCCGCCCGCGACAGTCGTGGCCTTGCACGACGTTCCGGCCACGTCGCATCACGGCAGCCAGCGCGCGTCCAAACCCGCGGACATAGAGGAAGTCGCCGACCGGATCCTGGCGAACGCACTGACACCCGTGCAGGTCTTCAGCAGCTTCGAGTACGAGATCAACCTGCTTTTCGAACCGGCATCGCTCGGGTTCTACGTGGTGCTGAGTCATGCCGGCACGATCCGCCGCGCACTGCAGTGCGCGGCGCTCGAGGGCGCGTGTCAGGCGTTCCGCCACTTCCAGGAGCAAATCCTCGTGTGGTGCGAACTGGAGCTGCGGCGCGTACAGATCGATGCCCGCAACGCACAGCTCGCTGCCTTGTTCAACGATGCGGTTGCCGAGGCTGAGCGGCTGCGCGCGGATATCGAGCGCAGTGGCGCGCTGGTTCACCTCGTCAATAGCCGGCAGCAGGTACTGCGTCGCGAGGTGGCACAGTTGCAGGCGCAGCGTATCTCCACCCAGGCGCAGTTGGACCGTCAGCTCCGGCAACTCGCCCAGCTACGTCTGTGCGCGGCCGGAGGAATACCGCGCAACCTGCGGTAA
- the glnH gene encoding glutamine ABC transporter substrate-binding protein GlnH — protein sequence MGRRSFLISLVIGAAAFGSAAPWARADTTLIVGTDTSFMPFEFKQGDKYVGFDIDLWAEIAKDLKLGYKLQPMDFAGLIPALQTHNIDVALSGMTIKEERRKVIDFSDPYYDSGLAAMVGIHDATVHSIDDLNGKIVAAKTGTATVDWIKAHLKPKEIRLFPNSDEAYMALEAGRVDAAMHDTPNVQYFVNTAGKGRVKVAGTPVSGDKYGIGFPKGSPLVAQVNAELKRLKADGRYAALYRKWFGFEPPKS from the coding sequence ATGGGTCGTCGTTCGTTTCTGATTTCGTTAGTGATTGGCGCAGCCGCCTTCGGCTCGGCTGCGCCGTGGGCGCGTGCGGATACGACGCTGATCGTCGGCACGGATACGTCGTTCATGCCGTTCGAGTTCAAGCAGGGCGACAAATATGTGGGTTTCGACATCGACCTGTGGGCCGAAATCGCGAAGGACCTCAAGCTCGGCTACAAGCTGCAGCCGATGGATTTCGCCGGCCTCATTCCGGCCTTGCAGACGCACAACATCGACGTTGCGCTATCGGGGATGACGATCAAGGAGGAGCGCAGGAAGGTCATCGATTTTTCGGATCCGTACTACGACAGCGGTCTGGCCGCGATGGTCGGCATCCACGACGCGACGGTCCATTCGATCGATGACCTGAACGGCAAGATCGTTGCCGCGAAGACGGGTACTGCCACCGTCGACTGGATCAAGGCGCATCTGAAGCCCAAGGAGATCCGTCTCTTTCCGAACAGCGACGAGGCCTATATGGCGCTCGAGGCCGGGCGCGTCGATGCCGCGATGCACGACACGCCGAATGTCCAGTACTTCGTGAACACCGCCGGCAAGGGGCGGGTGAAGGTGGCGGGTACGCCCGTGAGCGGCGACAAGTACGGCATCGGTTTCCCGAAAGGCAGCCCGCTCGTCGCGCAGGTCAACGCGGAACTGAAGCGGCTCAAGGCGGATGGCCGTTACGCGGCGCTCTACCGGAAGTGGTTCGGCTTCGAGCCGCCGAAGTCATGA
- a CDS encoding type I polyketide synthase, translating into MIFEIPAPGTRNTMDTSKANAGRMAIIGMSLRFPGGGSSTSTYWAFLNSGLSAIQETPPERFDIDAYYSSDPNEPGTTYSRVAGYVADPFRFDHRFFRISAAEAAEMDPQQRWMLELTWEALENAGVAPSQLRGKRVGVFMTAGEADYGRRTFWSGNASAITTYSKLGNLRAMTPGRVAHVLGLSGPAVFVDTTCSSSLVAIHLAAQSLRTGDCDLAIAGGINLILGPEETIGIARLQAMSPSGNCRPFDAAADGYIRGEGGGVIVMKRFEDALEHGDRIDALLAGSAINSDGASNGLTAPNGAAQEAVIRHAMARAGTRPEEVAYVEAHGTGTSLGDPIELTALRNVYTRSIAREKPILVGSVKAQVGHLEAAAGMAGIIKAILILRHRYIPAQVNFATPNPRFQWDGAQLDIPRHGRPLEGDNAMVGVSGFGITGTNVHLILSSHSNPSQVVAGAERERVLTVSGRSAQARARLASAYRDMLTDSHASLRDICYTASARRDHFGYRVAFVGAKKEDFLEAIDDFLDANPSGKWHAGDPPKKPRLAFLFPGQGAWQPGGGAGLYNGNGIFRKFADACLRELDDDTAKAVLNAILGRSPEAVRHHPGQLAHFIVCFSLARTWMTLGKHPDLLLGHSLGEHVAAVIGGVMTLADGLKAVEARGRLFDTETPRGAMLAVAASIEELSRQFEFGSELFIAGMNGPDQTVVSGTEEAIAKVQDAMVALGKRVSLLKTYDTPGHSPMLRSMREAFRQALAPLTFAPPAIPIASTLTGKLATGSITAIDHWLDLVEQPVRFHEALHAALDDRTTFIEVGPGAALSKLARAAAGGDGQCAISSLADGPEGDDEPEMTGFAHACARLYSVGHPIAWATMYGNAPTPVELPAYRFDGERFELPFPERTPVVMAARDGEKPLYETGAIPTRIGSPSAFAHAGHSAENPSTSGNEGQLLATVRSIAASVAPDTVNLVDELPLAGQGVDSLALTELRVRLHQAFGKMPPVSLLARGASVVTLARYFASSKADRASKPSDTSFGEIDARALVVSLREGSGPVIALVHPVGGDVFCYRDLASVWPGDPSIIAVRHPYSDQDHAIKYLSVKQLASLYRSAFLGVAGRIPDLLGGWSFGGLVAHEMAAQWESEGVDSPPLLIVDSPLYDGEFASRLRTIVSALDCDEGPGLVEKLLADERFDAMLDSDFALSDVRRRANPTLFAHIARRHASSAAALSLHQPRLVRTSMQYALAVRGKADTSGEQIMTRLRQMTNGEITLNAFDDDHDSIVRLPSARGLAKFFDSGTEA; encoded by the coding sequence TTGATCTTCGAAATACCGGCTCCTGGCACGAGGAACACTATGGACACGTCAAAAGCAAACGCTGGGCGAATGGCCATCATCGGGATGTCTCTCCGGTTTCCTGGAGGAGGATCTTCCACCTCCACATACTGGGCGTTCCTGAACTCGGGCTTGTCGGCAATTCAAGAGACCCCGCCCGAGCGGTTCGATATCGACGCGTACTATTCATCCGACCCGAACGAACCGGGCACCACCTATTCCAGAGTGGCTGGCTACGTTGCCGATCCATTCCGCTTCGACCACCGGTTCTTCCGCATCTCGGCTGCGGAGGCCGCCGAGATGGACCCCCAGCAGCGGTGGATGCTCGAATTGACATGGGAGGCGCTGGAAAATGCCGGCGTCGCGCCCAGCCAGTTGCGGGGCAAACGAGTCGGCGTTTTCATGACGGCGGGCGAAGCGGACTACGGCCGCCGAACGTTCTGGTCCGGCAACGCTTCGGCTATCACCACGTATTCCAAGCTCGGCAACCTTCGTGCGATGACGCCGGGGCGCGTCGCGCACGTACTTGGCTTGAGCGGGCCGGCCGTATTCGTCGACACCACGTGCTCTTCATCGCTCGTCGCCATTCACCTTGCCGCACAGAGCCTGCGGACCGGCGATTGCGACTTGGCTATCGCGGGCGGCATCAACCTGATCCTGGGCCCTGAGGAGACGATCGGCATCGCCCGGCTTCAGGCGATGTCGCCCTCCGGCAACTGTCGGCCCTTCGACGCGGCCGCCGACGGCTACATCCGGGGCGAAGGAGGCGGTGTCATCGTCATGAAGCGGTTCGAGGACGCACTCGAGCATGGCGATCGGATCGACGCTCTGCTGGCAGGCTCGGCCATCAACAGCGATGGTGCGAGCAATGGCCTGACCGCCCCAAACGGAGCCGCACAGGAAGCCGTTATCCGGCACGCGATGGCGCGCGCCGGTACGCGCCCCGAAGAGGTGGCGTACGTCGAGGCACACGGCACCGGCACGTCGTTAGGCGATCCAATCGAGCTGACGGCGCTGCGCAACGTATACACCCGTTCGATCGCCAGGGAAAAGCCTATCCTGGTGGGCTCGGTCAAGGCACAGGTGGGTCACCTTGAAGCCGCAGCCGGCATGGCGGGCATCATCAAGGCGATTCTTATTCTGCGCCATCGTTACATACCGGCCCAGGTGAACTTCGCGACGCCAAACCCGCGATTCCAGTGGGACGGTGCGCAACTCGACATCCCTCGGCACGGTCGCCCGCTCGAGGGCGACAACGCGATGGTCGGCGTCAGCGGCTTCGGTATTACAGGGACCAATGTCCATCTGATTCTCTCCTCCCACTCGAACCCATCCCAGGTTGTCGCGGGAGCCGAGAGGGAGCGCGTCCTGACGGTTTCAGGCCGCTCGGCCCAGGCAAGGGCACGGCTTGCCTCCGCCTATCGGGACATGTTGACGGATTCGCACGCGTCGCTGCGCGACATCTGTTACACGGCGAGCGCCCGACGGGACCATTTCGGATATCGGGTGGCATTCGTCGGCGCAAAGAAAGAGGACTTCCTGGAAGCAATCGACGATTTCCTCGACGCCAATCCGTCCGGCAAATGGCATGCAGGCGATCCACCGAAAAAGCCACGCCTTGCATTCCTGTTTCCGGGTCAAGGTGCCTGGCAGCCAGGGGGCGGCGCAGGGCTCTATAACGGCAACGGGATCTTCCGGAAATTCGCGGACGCGTGTCTTCGAGAACTCGACGACGACACGGCAAAGGCCGTGCTGAACGCGATCCTGGGTCGCAGTCCCGAGGCGGTTCGCCACCATCCGGGCCAATTGGCCCATTTCATCGTCTGCTTTTCGCTGGCCCGCACGTGGATGACACTCGGCAAACATCCCGACCTTCTGCTCGGGCATTCGCTCGGCGAGCATGTAGCCGCTGTTATCGGCGGTGTCATGACACTCGCGGATGGGCTGAAGGCTGTCGAGGCGCGTGGGCGGCTGTTCGATACCGAGACGCCCCGAGGGGCGATGCTCGCGGTAGCCGCCAGCATCGAGGAGCTGTCCCGGCAGTTCGAGTTTGGTAGCGAGCTCTTCATTGCCGGCATGAACGGCCCCGATCAGACGGTCGTAAGCGGCACCGAAGAAGCCATAGCAAAGGTCCAGGACGCCATGGTGGCGTTGGGCAAGCGCGTTTCCTTGCTGAAGACGTACGATACGCCCGGCCACTCTCCCATGCTCCGATCGATGCGTGAAGCCTTCCGGCAGGCACTGGCACCGCTTACGTTCGCGCCGCCGGCCATACCGATCGCCTCCACCCTGACTGGAAAACTCGCGACGGGCAGCATTACGGCAATCGACCATTGGCTGGACCTGGTCGAGCAGCCCGTGCGATTTCACGAGGCGTTGCACGCCGCACTCGACGACCGGACCACCTTCATCGAGGTCGGACCCGGCGCAGCACTGTCGAAATTGGCGCGCGCGGCCGCCGGAGGAGACGGGCAATGCGCTATCTCGTCGCTGGCTGATGGGCCGGAGGGCGACGACGAACCCGAAATGACCGGCTTTGCCCATGCCTGCGCACGTCTTTACAGCGTGGGACACCCGATTGCGTGGGCAACGATGTACGGGAACGCGCCCACGCCCGTGGAGCTGCCTGCTTACCGGTTCGATGGCGAGAGATTCGAACTGCCGTTTCCCGAACGCACGCCAGTTGTCATGGCCGCCCGCGACGGAGAGAAGCCCCTATATGAAACCGGCGCAATCCCGACGCGGATTGGCAGCCCCTCGGCATTCGCGCACGCAGGCCATAGCGCAGAGAATCCTTCCACGAGCGGGAACGAAGGACAGCTTCTTGCCACCGTCCGTTCCATCGCCGCGTCGGTTGCACCGGACACCGTCAACCTCGTGGACGAGCTGCCGCTTGCCGGTCAGGGTGTGGACTCGCTTGCGCTAACAGAACTACGCGTGCGCCTGCATCAAGCCTTTGGAAAAATGCCGCCGGTGTCCCTGCTCGCGAGAGGCGCATCGGTGGTAACGCTGGCGCGCTACTTCGCGTCGTCGAAAGCGGATCGGGCAAGCAAACCATCGGACACCAGCTTCGGCGAAATCGATGCACGTGCCCTGGTGGTATCGCTGCGGGAAGGGAGCGGACCGGTCATCGCGCTCGTCCATCCCGTCGGCGGAGACGTCTTCTGCTATCGGGATCTCGCTTCCGTATGGCCTGGCGATCCGTCCATCATCGCGGTTCGGCACCCCTATTCGGACCAGGACCACGCGATCAAGTATCTATCGGTCAAGCAGTTGGCGTCGCTATATCGTTCCGCATTTCTCGGCGTGGCTGGCCGGATCCCGGATCTCTTGGGCGGCTGGTCGTTTGGTGGTCTGGTCGCACACGAAATGGCGGCGCAGTGGGAATCGGAGGGCGTCGACTCGCCGCCGCTTCTGATCGTCGACAGCCCGCTCTACGACGGGGAATTCGCCAGTCGGCTGAGAACGATTGTCAGCGCGCTCGATTGCGACGAGGGGCCGGGTCTTGTCGAGAAACTGCTCGCTGACGAGCGCTTCGACGCGATGCTGGACAGTGACTTCGCACTGTCCGATGTCCGTCGTCGCGCAAACCCGACGCTCTTCGCACACATCGCCCGCCGTCACGCGTCGAGCGCGGCAGCCTTGTCCCTGCATCAGCCCCGGCTCGTGCGTACGAGCATGCAGTATGCACTCGCCGTGCGCGGCAAGGCGGATACCTCCGGCGAACAGATTATGACGCGCCTGCGCCAGATGACCAACGGCGAGATCACGCTGAATGCCTTCGACGACGATCACGATTCCATCGTTCGCCTTCCTTCTGCTCGCGGGCTGGCGAAGTTCTTCGATAGTGGAACGGAAGCATAG
- a CDS encoding glycosyltransferase family 25 protein produces MTPDSPSSASRVRVISLPTAQARREAFARQNTALDYVFHDAIDGRALVPPEHRDLFADGLDYSPGAYGIAMTTWQLWKAVAEDGQTVTIAEDDAIFRSDFQDTMAGLMRQCEPFDLVTWGYNFDSVLRLAMFDGRVPCVTAFDQNLLHGSIDAFRMDRCPVVLMRLLEFYGICAYSISPQGARRLLERCFPLGPTTYPSASLQRGVPNVGIDVAMNSHYADLRCFAAFPPMAVTPNFFDTSSIQNQNQNRT; encoded by the coding sequence ATGACACCCGATTCGCCATCCTCGGCCAGCCGCGTTCGCGTGATCTCGCTGCCCACGGCTCAGGCTAGACGTGAGGCGTTTGCCCGGCAAAATACCGCGCTCGACTACGTCTTCCATGACGCGATCGACGGCCGTGCGCTCGTACCGCCGGAACATCGCGACCTCTTCGCGGATGGGCTCGACTACAGCCCGGGTGCGTACGGCATTGCCATGACCACCTGGCAGTTGTGGAAAGCGGTTGCCGAGGACGGGCAGACCGTCACGATCGCGGAGGACGACGCCATCTTCCGGTCAGACTTTCAGGACACCATGGCGGGCCTGATGCGGCAATGCGAGCCATTCGATCTGGTGACGTGGGGCTACAACTTCGATTCGGTACTTCGGCTGGCAATGTTCGATGGTCGTGTGCCTTGCGTTACCGCTTTCGACCAGAACCTGCTGCACGGTTCGATCGATGCCTTCCGGATGGACCGGTGCCCGGTCGTACTGATGCGCCTTCTGGAGTTCTACGGCATCTGCGCCTATTCCATCAGCCCCCAAGGCGCGCGGCGGCTGCTCGAACGTTGCTTTCCCCTCGGGCCCACCACCTACCCGTCTGCTTCCTTACAGCGGGGCGTTCCCAATGTCGGCATCGACGTCGCCATGAACAGCCACTATGCGGACCTTCGTTGCTTCGCCGCGTTTCCGCCGATGGCCGTGACGCCGAATTTCTTCGATACGTCTTCCATACAGAACCAGAATCAGAACCGAACGTGA
- a CDS encoding zinc-binding dehydrogenase has translation MAIQLAALAGARPVAVVSDDSKAAFVKSLGAVGVINRSRFSCWGAPPALDSGAQYASYIENVKKFGKAIWNALGEKRDVDMVFEHPGRDTFAASCYVVKRGGMVVFCAATSGYELACDARYIWMRQKRIQGSHFATLKEAAQANRLVMSGRIDPCLSEVFPWNRLPDAHARIRTNQHLPGNMAVLVQASNLDDVAAASRP, from the coding sequence ATGGCCATCCAACTGGCCGCCCTGGCGGGTGCCCGCCCCGTCGCCGTGGTCTCGGACGATTCCAAGGCGGCGTTCGTCAAAAGTCTCGGTGCCGTGGGCGTCATCAACCGCTCTCGGTTTTCATGCTGGGGCGCCCCGCCCGCCCTCGATTCCGGAGCGCAATACGCTTCATATATCGAGAACGTAAAGAAATTCGGCAAGGCCATTTGGAACGCGCTGGGCGAAAAGCGCGACGTGGACATGGTGTTCGAGCATCCGGGCCGGGACACGTTCGCAGCGTCGTGCTATGTCGTCAAACGCGGCGGCATGGTCGTCTTTTGCGCAGCGACCAGCGGATACGAACTTGCCTGCGACGCTCGATACATCTGGATGCGCCAGAAACGAATCCAGGGCAGCCATTTCGCCACCCTGAAGGAGGCGGCCCAAGCCAACCGGCTCGTGATGAGTGGCCGCATCGATCCTTGCCTCTCCGAAGTCTTTCCGTGGAACCGGTTGCCCGATGCCCACGCAAGGATCCGAACGAACCAGCACCTGCCCGGAAACATGGCTGTACTCGTGCAGGCAAGCAACCTTGACGACGTGGCTGCGGCGAGCCGCCCTTGA
- a CDS encoding tetratricopeptide repeat protein: MTMRSSDAFASAGAESRLFEAALDAHRRSALSDAARHYRALLELVPDHAAALNNLGALLERTGDAIEAQRCYRTALRLDPDYLDAHYNLGLLLHEQGRFEEAQACYRNVIALAPTHVAAHVYLAGLLQETDRLADAEPLYRRAVSLSPNDALAQHGLGLFFVASGREEEAEVCLHEALRLAPDFKDANAALAALLHRRQRYAQAEALYRRVLSLDPGSVEALNNLGRLLHDAGRLSEAERYLRQALEAAPGRTPTAFNLGLVLLAMGRYEEGWPLYEMRYGESPYWGDESHCHAPPVLPFPQWGGEPLEGKSLVVFGEQGLGDCVQFARYMPMLKAKGVSKLTLVCPRTLCRLLQTIEGVDACLPDDDVSQLAEHDYACLVMSLPLRIGTTLATVPAEVPYLHVPKAEAKRWKRLVGPGRLSVGLVWAGNPRPDMPSANAVDRRRSLNAAAFAPLLDVPGVAFVSLQKGEAARSQIADIRAALHPCDPMAEVEDFADTAAIISTLDLVITADTSVAHVAGALGKPVWILCRFDGCWRWLSGRDDSPWYPSATLFRQKTPGDWAGVIAEVRAALERQVCARSISSTRFAEVALPNGRDVGSANPGLSRSI, encoded by the coding sequence ATGACGATGCGCTCGTCTGACGCGTTCGCATCGGCAGGCGCCGAGAGCCGGCTCTTCGAAGCTGCGTTGGACGCCCACCGTCGCAGCGCGCTCTCCGATGCGGCTCGGCATTATCGCGCGCTGCTCGAACTTGTACCGGACCACGCGGCGGCACTCAATAATCTCGGCGCGCTGCTCGAGCGCACCGGTGACGCGATCGAGGCGCAGCGTTGCTATCGCACGGCGCTGCGCCTCGATCCGGACTACCTCGACGCGCACTACAACCTGGGCCTGCTGCTCCATGAGCAAGGTCGATTCGAGGAGGCGCAAGCGTGCTACCGAAACGTCATCGCCCTCGCGCCCACGCATGTGGCGGCGCATGTCTATCTTGCCGGGCTATTGCAGGAAACCGATCGGTTGGCCGACGCGGAGCCGCTTTACCGGCGCGCGGTGTCGCTGAGCCCGAACGACGCGCTCGCGCAGCACGGACTGGGGCTTTTCTTCGTGGCGAGCGGGCGGGAAGAGGAGGCCGAGGTCTGTCTTCACGAGGCATTGCGTCTTGCTCCCGATTTCAAAGACGCTAATGCCGCGCTTGCTGCGCTGTTGCACCGCCGACAACGCTATGCGCAGGCTGAAGCCCTCTACCGCCGGGTGCTGTCGCTCGATCCAGGTTCGGTCGAGGCGCTGAACAATCTCGGCCGGCTGCTCCACGACGCAGGGCGTTTGTCGGAAGCCGAGCGCTATCTGCGGCAAGCACTCGAAGCCGCACCCGGGCGCACACCCACGGCTTTCAATCTGGGACTCGTTCTGCTCGCGATGGGGCGCTATGAAGAAGGCTGGCCGCTCTACGAGATGCGGTACGGCGAGTCGCCATACTGGGGCGATGAATCGCATTGCCATGCGCCGCCGGTTTTGCCGTTTCCACAGTGGGGCGGCGAACCGCTGGAGGGCAAGTCGCTCGTGGTGTTCGGCGAGCAGGGTTTGGGCGATTGTGTGCAGTTCGCCCGATACATGCCGATGTTGAAGGCCAAGGGCGTGTCGAAGCTGACGCTCGTTTGCCCACGGACGTTGTGCCGTCTATTGCAAACGATCGAGGGCGTCGACGCTTGCCTGCCTGACGATGACGTATCGCAACTGGCGGAGCACGATTATGCCTGCCTCGTGATGAGCCTGCCGCTGCGCATCGGCACGACGCTCGCGACAGTGCCGGCCGAAGTGCCGTACCTCCACGTCCCGAAGGCCGAGGCAAAGCGATGGAAGCGACTCGTCGGCCCGGGGCGTTTGAGTGTCGGCCTGGTCTGGGCGGGGAATCCGCGTCCGGACATGCCAAGCGCTAATGCGGTCGATCGTCGGCGCTCTTTGAACGCCGCGGCGTTCGCGCCGTTGCTGGACGTGCCGGGCGTCGCGTTCGTCAGCCTGCAGAAAGGGGAGGCGGCACGCAGCCAGATCGCCGACATACGCGCTGCCCTGCACCCATGCGACCCAATGGCGGAGGTGGAGGACTTCGCCGACACGGCGGCGATCATTTCAACGCTCGATCTCGTCATCACCGCTGACACGTCGGTCGCGCATGTGGCTGGCGCGCTCGGTAAGCCCGTCTGGATCCTGTGCCGCTTCGACGGTTGCTGGCGGTGGCTTTCGGGGCGTGACGATTCACCGTGGTACCCGTCGGCAACGCTTTTCCGGCAGAAGACGCCGGGAGATTGGGCCGGCGTCATCGCCGAGGTGCGCGCCGCACTCGAGCGGCAGGTGTGCGCACGAAGCATTTCCTCCACGCGGTTCGCTGAAGTCGCGCTGCCAAATGGTAGAGACGTTGGCAGCGCGAATCCCGGACTATCTCGATCGATATGA
- a CDS encoding recombinase family protein yields the protein MSVIEKIGYARVSTDEQHLSLQLDALASYGCDVTYSDQGVSGARFDRAGLRDALLAAQPGTTLVVWRLDRLGRSLRHLAAIMGDLEERKVRVVSLTEYIDTRSTAGRFTFHMLAALAEFERGLISERTRAGVAAARARGKRIGRPLALDEEQCEHATALLDRHSAQFVAQQLNVDRRTLMRNLRRWQSQQAGGTGSISVSSHD from the coding sequence ATGTCTGTAATCGAAAAAATAGGATATGCGCGGGTATCGACAGACGAGCAACATCTGAGTCTGCAGTTGGATGCATTGGCCTCGTACGGGTGTGACGTGACCTATTCGGATCAGGGTGTTTCAGGCGCCCGGTTCGATCGCGCCGGACTACGGGACGCGCTGCTGGCGGCCCAGCCCGGGACCACGCTTGTCGTATGGCGCCTGGACCGCCTCGGACGTTCCCTTCGCCATTTAGCTGCCATCATGGGCGATCTGGAGGAACGCAAAGTCAGGGTCGTGTCTTTGACAGAGTATATCGACACGCGCTCAACCGCCGGTCGGTTCACCTTCCACATGCTGGCGGCCCTCGCCGAATTCGAGCGAGGGTTGATCAGCGAACGGACCCGGGCGGGGGTCGCCGCCGCACGCGCTCGCGGCAAGCGGATCGGTCGGCCGTTAGCGCTCGACGAGGAACAATGCGAACACGCCACCGCCCTGCTGGATCGGCATTCGGCGCAATTCGTGGCGCAGCAGTTGAACGTCGATCGCAGAACCCTGATGCGCAACCTCCGGCGGTGGCAATCCCAACAAGCGGGAGGAACCGGTTCCATCAGTGTGTCCTCTCATGACTGA
- a CDS encoding MurR/RpiR family transcriptional regulator, which translates to MPESFEELAALIRTRFAELSPQFQAGAAFLLDRPDEVAVLSMRKVADHAQVQPASLVRLAQQLGFPGWNELRDLFVARLRTRPEPLTSRARSLVSGARKDTLAHDLLAAHRHNLEVTAAQNERAIVDAARTLRRARHIYVAGFRSCYPVAFGLVYGYGLFRSTITLLTGEAGTLEMQLRGIERGGATVVISFAPYSIEAARVAEAALEKGSRLIAITDSAVSPIALNADHALIFSHESPSFFPSLVAAAAVAEALVAHLLALEGSQAVEQLEEAERSLHEKGAYVP; encoded by the coding sequence ATGCCCGAAAGCTTCGAAGAACTCGCCGCCCTGATCCGCACACGCTTTGCCGAACTGAGCCCGCAGTTTCAGGCCGGTGCCGCGTTTCTTCTCGATCGCCCCGACGAAGTCGCCGTGCTGTCGATGCGCAAGGTGGCGGATCACGCGCAAGTCCAACCGGCTTCGCTCGTGCGGCTTGCCCAGCAACTCGGTTTCCCGGGCTGGAACGAACTGCGCGATCTGTTCGTCGCGCGCCTGCGCACGCGGCCCGAGCCGTTGACCAGCCGGGCGCGCTCGCTCGTCTCGGGCGCCAGGAAAGACACGCTCGCACACGACCTCCTGGCCGCGCATCGGCACAACCTCGAAGTTACGGCGGCACAAAACGAACGGGCGATCGTCGACGCCGCGCGCACCTTGCGGCGCGCAAGACATATTTATGTGGCCGGCTTCCGCTCGTGCTACCCAGTCGCTTTCGGGCTGGTCTACGGTTATGGGCTGTTCCGCTCGACGATTACGCTGCTCACGGGCGAAGCGGGTACGCTCGAAATGCAGTTGCGCGGCATCGAGCGCGGTGGCGCGACCGTCGTCATCAGCTTCGCGCCCTACTCGATCGAGGCCGCGCGCGTGGCCGAGGCCGCGCTCGAAAAAGGCAGCCGCCTGATCGCGATCACCGATAGCGCGGTCTCGCCGATCGCATTGAACGCTGACCATGCGCTGATCTTCTCGCACGAAAGTCCATCGTTTTTCCCCTCGCTCGTTGCGGCAGCGGCCGTTGCGGAAGCGCTCGTCGCGCACCTGCTCGCGCTCGAAGGCAGCCAGGCTGTCGAGCAACTGGAAGAAGCGGAGCGCTCGCTGCACGAGAAAGGCGCGTACGTGCCCTGA